The proteins below come from a single Longimicrobiaceae bacterium genomic window:
- a CDS encoding phosphopantetheine-binding protein yields the protein MKTYALVLAPVVLLAGLSQEANAQRETRTKSSSETTTVRDSMYLAPRTSTEKSLAELWSQVLRVERVGMLDRFYPLGGHSLTATELALRIESTFDVRMEPKFLLENPSVEETAKAIDRQRLSR from the coding sequence TTGAAGACATACGCTCTGGTACTCGCTCCCGTCGTACTCCTCGCGGGCCTCTCCCAGGAGGCGAATGCCCAGCGGGAAACCAGGACGAAGAGCTCCAGCGAGACGACCACGGTGCGAGACAGCATGTACCTCGCGCCACGGACGAGCACGGAGAAGTCGCTCGCGGAGCTCTGGAGCCAGGTCCTTCGCGTGGAGAGGGTGGGAATGCTGGATCGTTTCTACCCCCTGGGAGGGCATTCGCTGACTGCCACGGAGCTGGCGCTGCGGATCGAATCCACTTTCGACGTCCGCATGGAGCCGAAGTTCCTGCTGGAGAACCCGTCCGTCGAGGAGACGGCGAAGGCGATCGACCGGCAGCGCCTGTCCCGGTAA
- a CDS encoding DUF2382 domain-containing protein, giving the protein MMNDDLDRVVPLDQLDDFKVAEGDPDVRGWEVIGSDGRKIGEVDQLLVDTAAMKVRYLDVDVDGELVAGDATDRHVLIPIGYARLDEDDDRILVDTLASSDLVALPEYTHGPITRDFETDLRSRFDTGYTAGATTTDDDFYAHDLYDDDRFYGGRRNVTEGEGRMTLSEEELAVGKRRMEAGEVDIHKRVETEHVSRPVTTTHEEAVIERRPITDPTLSADARIEGDEIRVPLMEEEAVVEKRVVPKEELVVRKREVEETETVEADLRRERVDVDREGDVRLRDDRR; this is encoded by the coding sequence ATGATGAACGACGATCTCGACCGCGTGGTACCGCTCGACCAGCTCGACGACTTCAAGGTCGCCGAGGGCGACCCGGACGTCCGTGGCTGGGAGGTCATCGGGTCCGACGGCCGCAAGATCGGCGAGGTGGATCAGCTCCTGGTGGACACCGCCGCGATGAAGGTGCGCTACCTGGACGTGGACGTGGACGGCGAGCTGGTGGCCGGCGACGCCACGGACCGCCACGTGCTGATCCCCATCGGCTACGCCCGCCTGGACGAGGACGACGACCGGATCCTGGTGGACACCCTGGCCAGCAGCGACCTCGTGGCGCTCCCGGAGTACACGCACGGGCCGATCACCCGTGACTTCGAGACCGACCTGCGCAGCCGCTTCGACACGGGCTACACGGCCGGCGCGACCACCACGGACGACGACTTCTACGCCCACGACCTCTACGACGACGACCGCTTCTACGGTGGGCGCCGGAACGTGACCGAGGGCGAGGGCCGCATGACGCTCTCCGAGGAGGAGCTGGCTGTCGGCAAGCGCCGCATGGAGGCGGGCGAGGTGGACATCCACAAGCGGGTGGAGACGGAGCACGTGTCCCGCCCGGTGACCACCACGCACGAGGAGGCCGTCATCGAGCGCCGCCCGATCACCGACCCGACCCTTTCGGCCGACGCCCGGATCGAGGGCGACGAGATCCGCGTGCCGCTGATGGAGGAGGAGGCGGTCGTGGAGAAGCGGGTGGTGCCGAAGGAGGAGCTGGTGGTCCGCAAGCGGGAGGTCGAGGAGACCGAGACCGTGGAGGCCGACCTCCGCCGCGAGCGGGTGGACGTGGACCGCGAGGGCGACGTCCGGCTCCGCGACGACCGCCGCTAG
- a CDS encoding gluconokinase has translation MPEPAPDGRGPCVLALDVGSSSVRARAYDAAGRALAAVPTARVECVWTATPEGGMETAADGLLQAVAEVLDTAVARLRAAGVEVSAVSTATFWHSLLGVGADGRPLTPVYGWGDMRAADAALRLRERVDESAMHARTGCFLHPSYPAVKLLWLRGAAGDTFSRAAAWMSFAEYLELRFFGVRRCSLSMASGTGLLDLRRRAWDAEMLEMVGVAEEALSPLVDADAPALPLRAEWARRWPELDGIPWLPPLGDGACANLGSGASGEAPVGVTVGTSAAVRALWRGEPVRIPRGLWCYRLDAERLVMGRALSNAGNGVAWLRESWRLPPEAEAEAEIAAMQPHAHGLLVLPLLLGERAPGWEEWRGASILGLTRATRPVEVLRAWLEGVSYHLAGALDALEGALGPVSQVVASGGAMHASPTWRRILADVLGRRVVLSREREETSRGAALMALERLGVLPAGAAEAPPTEDPSEPDPVRHERYRAARARQAEAEALLARLGPADAAEGGGP, from the coding sequence ATGCCCGAGCCTGCCCCGGACGGTCGTGGACCCTGCGTGCTCGCGCTGGACGTGGGGAGCTCCTCCGTCCGCGCCCGGGCGTACGACGCGGCGGGGCGCGCGCTGGCAGCGGTGCCCACGGCGAGGGTGGAGTGCGTGTGGACGGCGACCCCGGAAGGGGGGATGGAGACCGCCGCGGACGGGCTCCTCCAGGCGGTGGCGGAGGTGCTGGACACGGCGGTGGCCCGGCTGCGGGCGGCCGGGGTGGAGGTGTCCGCCGTCTCGACGGCCACCTTCTGGCACTCGCTGCTGGGCGTGGGGGCGGACGGGCGGCCGCTGACCCCGGTGTACGGCTGGGGCGACATGCGCGCCGCCGACGCCGCGCTCCGGCTCCGGGAGCGGGTGGACGAGTCCGCCATGCACGCCCGCACGGGGTGCTTCCTGCACCCCAGCTACCCCGCCGTGAAGCTTCTCTGGCTCCGCGGGGCCGCGGGTGATACCTTCTCGCGCGCCGCCGCCTGGATGTCGTTCGCGGAGTACCTGGAGCTGCGCTTCTTCGGGGTGCGGCGGTGCTCGCTCTCCATGGCCTCGGGGACGGGGCTGCTGGACCTGCGGCGCCGCGCGTGGGACGCGGAGATGCTGGAGATGGTGGGGGTCGCGGAGGAGGCGCTCTCGCCGCTGGTGGACGCGGACGCGCCCGCGCTCCCCCTCCGGGCCGAGTGGGCGCGCCGCTGGCCGGAGCTGGACGGGATCCCCTGGCTCCCCCCCCTCGGCGACGGCGCCTGCGCCAACCTGGGGAGCGGGGCTTCCGGCGAGGCCCCCGTGGGGGTGACGGTGGGGACCTCCGCGGCGGTGCGCGCCCTCTGGCGGGGCGAGCCGGTGCGCATCCCCCGGGGCCTCTGGTGCTACCGGCTGGACGCGGAGCGGCTGGTGATGGGGCGTGCCCTCTCCAACGCCGGGAACGGCGTGGCCTGGCTGCGGGAGAGCTGGCGCCTCCCCCCCGAGGCCGAGGCCGAGGCGGAGATCGCCGCCATGCAGCCGCACGCGCACGGGCTCCTCGTCCTCCCCCTGCTCCTGGGCGAGCGCGCCCCGGGGTGGGAGGAGTGGCGGGGCGCCTCGATCCTGGGGCTCACCCGGGCCACCCGCCCGGTGGAGGTGCTCCGCGCGTGGCTGGAGGGGGTCTCGTACCACCTCGCCGGGGCGCTGGACGCGCTGGAGGGGGCGCTGGGGCCGGTGTCGCAGGTGGTCGCGAGCGGGGGCGCGATGCATGCGTCCCCCACCTGGCGCCGGATCCTGGCCGACGTGCTGGGGCGCCGGGTGGTGCTCTCGCGCGAGCGGGAGGAGACCAGCCGCGGGGCCGCGCTGATGGCGCTGGAGCGGCTGGGCGTGCTCCCGGCCGGGGCGGCGGAGGCGCCCCCGACGGAGGACCCCTCCGAGCCCGACCCCGTCCGCCACGAGCGGTACCGCGCCGCGCGCGCGCGCCAGGCGGAGGCGGAGGCGCTCCTCGCCCGGCTCGGCCCCGCGGACGCGGCGGAGGGCGGCGGGCCCTGA